The genomic region ATTGTTAAGGCTAAATTTTGTGTCTTTTTAAATCTTCTATTTGCCTAAAAAATGCAGAGATTCTCTAAGCACAAGCTTGTAAATTGCGTCAAATGTCTTATAAAATCTTGGAAAATTAATGAGTACGAATACTCAGCAGAAAAAAGTAGCACTGCTGACTCTGGCTTTGGATTTTGGAGGCTCCGCTACCAAAATTGTTTACGCCACGTCTTTAGATCACAAAGCGCGGTTGCTGTGCATGGAACCGGAGGTAGCAGTTTTAGCTCGTGAATCTATCTTGGAGTACGAGGGGGGTAAATTAGGATCTTCAGATCCAGAGAATGTAGCTTGGGTAGCGGTAGGTGAGCAATATAGAGCCGTAGGGTATCTGGCTCAATCTCGCTTTTATGCCAACGCAGGTTTATCGGAATTAAAGTACGAGCGAGCTATCTACAAAACCCTAGCAGCGATTTGGGTGATTAAAGAGAAGCTTAAGCTGAGTTCGCGATTAGGAGTAGCGATCGCAGTTTTATTGCCCCCCGGAGAGTACGAAGATAGGGAGCGTTTTGAAAAGATGCTGCGATCGTCGCTGGCTGGATATCAGACTCCCACAGGACGGATGAGTGTGTCGCTAAAAGCCTTCAACTGCAAGCCAGAAGGGGGTGGAATTTATCTGGTGCATCGCAAGAAAGTCGGAGAAGTTCTCAAAACTAGGGTTTGTGCCATAGCGATGATTGGCTATCGCAATGCTAGTGTTCTAGTTTCCCATCGCGGGGTCATAGGTGAGGGGAAAACTTCTGACCTGGGCTTTATTCGGATGCTAGAGAAAGTGATGAGCAAGACTTCCGGGCTAAACCCCAAGCGTCTGACCCCAGCAATTGTGGAAGCAGGTGACGAGGTTAGATCAGCAGCGTTGTTGCGTTTACCCAGAAGCACGACCAGAGAGTTACGAGCAGCTGATGTTCAACAAATTGTGGCTGCTATTAAATCAGCTCGTCCTGAATACGCCAAAATTCTCATCAGTTGGTTAGATGAAACCCTCCCTTTGGATGTGGAAGAAATTGTTTTTTGCGGGGGTACAGCCGATTACTTAAGAAAGGAACTTAACGAACATTATGACAGGATTCCTTTATTTTGGAATGCTGAATTGGTTATTCCCAAAACCCTAGACACTTTTGGGTTGGGGAATCGACTGGCTGATGTGTATGGAATGTTTTTGTACTTCTCTAATTTAGTTAACACGTTGTCCGATAGAGATGAAGAGGGAGCGGCATAAAAGGTAAAAAATTATGGCTGAGAGAATA from Tolypothrix sp. NIES-4075 harbors:
- a CDS encoding ParM/StbA family protein, which encodes MSTNTQQKKVALLTLALDFGGSATKIVYATSLDHKARLLCMEPEVAVLARESILEYEGGKLGSSDPENVAWVAVGEQYRAVGYLAQSRFYANAGLSELKYERAIYKTLAAIWVIKEKLKLSSRLGVAIAVLLPPGEYEDRERFEKMLRSSLAGYQTPTGRMSVSLKAFNCKPEGGGIYLVHRKKVGEVLKTRVCAIAMIGYRNASVLVSHRGVIGEGKTSDLGFIRMLEKVMSKTSGLNPKRLTPAIVEAGDEVRSAALLRLPRSTTRELRAADVQQIVAAIKSARPEYAKILISWLDETLPLDVEEIVFCGGTADYLRKELNEHYDRIPLFWNAELVIPKTLDTFGLGNRLADVYGMFLYFSNLVNTLSDRDEEGAA